Proteins encoded within one genomic window of Pongo abelii isolate AG06213 chromosome 18, NHGRI_mPonAbe1-v2.0_pri, whole genome shotgun sequence:
- the MT3 gene encoding metallothionein-3, producing the protein MDPETCPCPSGGSCTCADSCKCEGCKCTSCKKSCCSCCPAECEKCAKDCVCKGGEGAEAEAEKCSCCQ; encoded by the exons ATGGACCCTGAGACCTGCCCCTGCCCTTCTG GTGGCTCCTGCACCTGCGCGGACTCCTGCAAGTGCGAGGGATGCAAATGCACCTCCTGCAAGAAGA gctgctgctcctgctgccctGCGGAGTGTGAGAAGTGTGCCAAGGACTGTGTGTGCAAAGGTggagagggggctgaggcagaggcagagaagtgCAGCTGCTGCCAGTGA